A segment of the Triticum urartu cultivar G1812 chromosome 1, Tu2.1, whole genome shotgun sequence genome:
TGGTTTTTTGAACTTTTTCATGAGTTAAAGATGAAACCAAACATAGCTCAAAAGGGAATTTCTGGAAAGGAAAACTCACAAGAAATGTGTTACTAGTCCATGGGTTATCCACAGCCAACCTCTCCGATAACGGTGGGTGACCTATTTTTCCTTTCATTTATTCATTATTTTAGCGCCGGCGAAGTAAATATTACAGTGACCGACGGACGGCGACGCGAGTGACGGACGGAGACGGATCCCTGTGCGTGCTGCGTGCGTGTGGGTGTGCTGCCCGCAAGACGGGATCTTCCCTTTCCTGATTCCAACACATTCTTGTTCCATCCAATGATGATGCGCTAGTCGCTAATCCGCACGAATTATCCGCAAGAATATCAGGGCTGGGGTTTCTCGGCGTTGGCGACGGGCGGAGCCACAGAAATGGGGGCCGAGAACAGCGGCTAATTTTAGCCAGCAGCGCGGAGGAAAAAGCCTGAGGCAGCCGCTCGCCCGCCTGCCTCCAAGAAACCGCGGCGATCTGTCGCCTATCCAATCGCCGCCGAACTCGAATTCGATTTGGTTTTTCCTGGGCGGTGGGAGAGGATGCAGTGGGTGGGCCTGAGCTCGCCGCCGGCGGCGCCGACGGCTGTCTGGATGCGGCGGCGTCCAAGAACAACGAGATGGCCGCAGAGGAGCTCGTCCGCCGCACGGAGGGCGGTCGTGGCGGCCGCGTCCTCGTCCCCACCGTCATCCGATGCCAACTCGAGCTCCAACTCGCCGGGCAGTgacgaggaggcggaggaggccGCGGGGAAGGCGGAGGGTGACAAGACGGCGGCGGCCTTCTTGTTGAGGAGCCAGAAGTACGCTATGCTCAAGCAGCAGCTCGCCGTAGCCGCCCAACTCGAGGTACAGCCCGCAGAATGCGCAAATTGCTACCAACCAATGCAAATCTGTGCTGCTCGGCGACTGTAAGTTGCAATTTGTTGCAGGATTACAAGGAGGCGGCGAGGCTGAGGGACTCGTTGAGGTTGTTCGAGGAAGAAGAGCCCGtcctccgcctccgccgctcgCTGAAGAAGGCGGTCGAGGAGGAGAGGTTTGCGGTACTGCACTCATCCATTGCCATTGTTCCTGCTGCCAATTTTGCAACATCTAGCTTCTAGTTGCTACATTTCCATACAAGAACACAGGAATGTAGAATTCCCCTTTAGGCATTGGCAAAGCTGGATCTTACCGCCCAGCTACGGTAAGAATAGCTGATTAAACCAAAATGACGCAGCGGCTTAGTATAGAAGTACGATGCTGCACAGCTTCTATCTCCCATTCCTGTGCTGACCACTGATTCAACAATTTAACTGGATGCCTTAGTGTTTTTCTCCCTCATGTTTGAAGAGTCTATTGCAATGAAAGGAAGTCTTAAGGCAGACATTTTAACAAGCATGCGGCCATACTCTATCTCCTCTGTTCCACTCATGGTTGGAAATTGTGCCTTTTCTGTTATCATTGTTTGAACTGTCAATGTGATCAATACTTAGTGCTCAATTTGTACCACTTCACTCTTATAGGCTTAGAGCTATTTCGTCGTCTTACTGGTCTCAAGCAAACATGTTTTGTTCTCCTCTTAGCATTCTATGGTGTTCATAAATTTTTTCTGCACTTGTACTTTTCAGGATGCTGCCAAGTACAGAGATGAACTGATGATTTTGGCTCCGCACTCCCTCCTCAAATGTTCTAGTGATGCTACAACTCTGGTATTTCTTCTGGTTGAATAATTCTCTGAAGCTGCAACTTTGTTATCTTTTCTAAAACTGAATTCTGACATCTCCCTTTCACAACACATAATCTGCTGAGTTTTCTAGGTAATCATTCGGCTGTTTGAACTTCAGCATTAAGGTTTACTATAATTTTGAAATTTTCTATGACATCATTGGAGCGTTGAAAAGACACCAGCTAGTTATGTGAGCAAGAATTCACTAGGAAACTTAGTAACTACTATGAAAAGCGAAAGAAACATAAGAGGCCAACAGGGTCAGGGTCTAGGAATTTTTTTGTACCCCACTTGGTCAAAACTGCACGCTTTGTGCACGACTAGGTCAATCCACATGTTATGGCACTCTTTTCTTTTTAACATAATCTCAACCTTTACTGGTGTTGGGTCTACCGCTCAACTTTTTGTACATGTTAGCATGCATGTTGAATTTACATGTGCCGTGGTTGATGTGCAATGCACCACTTCCCAACTCTGTTAATTCTTTGATTTAATTACATTTTATTGGAGGGAACTATTTTACATGAAAGATGTGGTTGTGCGATGCTATTTCACATGTATAACTTGGGATGGCTGTAAGGATATGTTTTTTGGAAGTTCCGCTGTTAAGGAAAAGCTGAACCAACCTAGGAATTGATCAGAACTACTTATTTTCTCATAATCTTCGTCATAGTACTACATTTTAATGATATATAGATAAAAAAATTCTTTACACCGTTGACCAATTTCAACTTGATTTCCTAATATTGTTGAGAAATTTGGATGTTACAGGGGATAAGGGTTCAAGTCAGGAGTGTCTATATTGAAAGCCGGAGCCAACCCTTAAAGGGGAAGTTCTTTTTTGCCTACAGAATCAGAATTACAAATAATTCTCAGCGTGCTGTACAGCTTCTCAGACGACACTGGATTGTCACTGATGCGAATGGAAGGACAGAGAATGTTTGGTTAGTCTTTGTGATATAATCACCACATTGTAATTATCTTAATCAAAACACTAATAAGACTTGTTCAATTCTTGTCAGGGGTGTTGGTGTAGTGGGAGAGCAACCTGTGATATTCCCAAAGACGGGTTTTGAGTACTCATCCGCATGCCCACTAAACACTCCAAATGGGAGAATGGTAAGATGATACAGGTTTCTTTTCTTGCACAATTTCTTCACAACCCATGCCTCCATGTTTTTAAAGAAGACAGTACTGGTCCACTTGTACCCACACAAGAGATTCTTATGATTCTTTGATCTCTGGAACTCATACCGAAGACTTGGCACCTTATCCTCGACTCAGTTGTTTTGAGCTGTTTGTTGCATTTGGATGTTTACGCCTTGCGGCATATCTGAAAAGTTAAGCTTGACCTGAATAAATGTTCTGAATTGCAGGAAGGTGATTTTGAGATGAAGCACATTGACAAGGTTGGATCCTCGACATTCAATATCGCTATCGCACCATTCTCTCTGTCAATCCTCGGGGACGACAACGATGCTCCCCTCTGAAGGTGATTGAGTAGCAGGGCGAGTTTGAAGAAAACGGCAATGCCAGTAAGAGTTTGCACAAATACACAAACACTTGTTAGCGAAGTATTTAGAGCACGGAACTTAGTCCAGACTGATGTTACATCTACTATGAAAAAAAGAGTGAAATGTGAATGGTGGAGGTATTGGAATGTATGGAAATTAACACGGATCTTGTAAATTTGTGGGCTATGAGCGCTTACTGTATCAATTCCACTTTTGAATGTACAGCATATAGAAAGCTTTGTTGATTTGCGTGTTTAGTGGAGTATGGCGTTGCAGAGGCCGGGCTCCATGGAGCCTGTTTTGCGAAATAATAATAAATGGACAATTTGTGTGTATTCAAGTAGGTACAAACACATATGTATGTTCTTCAAGTAGGTACAGGTTTCATCAGGTAATTCGATTATTCGCATGCTACAAAAAAAAGATAAATATCTAGCCCAAAAACAACAAACAAAAAGCCCATTTTAATCTGTGTGTATTTATCTTTTTTGTATACATTACATATGAACATATATGTTCATCAAATTTTATATGTGTATATTACAAATTttacacacacagacacacacacatcTATGTATATACTTTTTTCTCAATATGTGGAAATAGTATTTTTGCTAAAAAAATAAAGAGCACTATGGAGCTCAGCCTCTGTATGCACTTTTCGGTGTTTAGTGCCTCTTTGATCGGAGGATCGTTATCGTTAGGAATTAGTGGTACGTAGTTGTTTGATTTGTATAATGTTATATTAATCTGGTCACACTAAAATATACAAGAAAACTTCGAATGTAGAAGTATATATCTGGTGATCTACCTACATCGTGAAATATCACTGCACATGATAGAGCAgtaaaaaaacaagaaaaaagtAATAATTTATATGCACTCACTGAAAGTGGAATAAGCGGATGGATATAATAATTCCTAATGGTAATGCTAACTGGCGAACGTTTGCCGGAAAGAAACTCCCCACAAACGCCTTCACAGCCATTTGATCGAGATATACGGTGGTAGTTTTTAGAAAAACATTGCCTTCTCTACGAGGAATTGTCATGTTAGTTTAAAATTGGCTACAACCCCTATAACTAAAattgccatgaaaaacgttcgcAAATACCATCCTCCTCAACGAGCGTTCGCCAGCTAAAAGGGTCCATTCCTAAAGTATTTAATATGTCATATGCATACATGTCATATGTGGTTTGGTCATCACATCAATAAAAATTTGTTACCCCCTTGGCCCCTAAAGAGGCGGCATATCAATTGAGTCTACTAGATTACCCGTTGCGCCAAATGGCCCAAGGTCCTAGTTCAAACCCAGAGTTGTTTGCTAAAAAGTGCTTATCACCGTGGTAATATTTTGTATCCTTTGTAATGCTTAAAAATGAGGAGAAGGATTATTTGAAAATATGTAGCATCATTTTCAATAATCTGTACCATTTTCTTCTATTTTTATAAATATTTATGCTAATATGGGAAAAAAGGCATACAGTGGTTTATTATATATTCATTAGGGTGCCATGCAATGTGGGCCTAATTTGTGCCTCTTTGCCTAGATCTAATCTAACCCATTGCACCAAATAACATGGATTCAAGCCTCTTCCGACAGTAGGTCCACTGTGTCTTAGGGGTAGGGGTAAATACATCACAGTAGCATGGATTCAACAAAAGTGTACTTCCGTGAGAACAAAATACTTCTTTTTTGCGGGTGGGTGAGAACAAAAGACGGTGGCAAGTTTCTTCAGTGACTTTATAAGGCCCTTCTAGTAGCGTATGTTGGTCTGCAACTTCACTAGTCATTGGTGTGGTTTTTATTGCCGTTGCACCAAACAATCCTCCTCCTTTCCGTTGATAAAAAAAATCACAACTCACAACCTTGGAGCGCATGGGCAGAAGCCTATAGTTTTTTTTGCGAATAAATTCTTTCATTACTCAGAGTTTAAATGTTACAATCTCGTCCTACAAGTTCCATGACCTCATCTAGTCCGGAGCCTAGCTAAACCATAGTCCGACGGCACACCTTACCAAAATTAGCCAAGGCATGACTAACATTATTACAATTTCGACGAGCATGAGCAACGCAAGAACTCCTTTCTCCCATACTACTGATTATCCCTCTAACGATGAAAGCATACTTAGACTTGTTCCTATGTCCTTCTTTGATCATCCTGGGTTATAGTACCACATACAAGAAATCATCAATTTGCAATATCCACTTACATATTGGCAGCATGTGCCAAGTAGCACATTGAGGTGAAGGTAACAGATAAGCAAAATACACATGCATGCTTATGAAGTTATGAGAGCATATGGATTTAGGAGGCACACAAATTCTAGTCTATGAACCTACATGCAAATAAATATCATATTAGTATGCAACATTTCAGGTAGCAGAGCATGCAACATAGGAAATTCTAAAACATATGACAACAATTGGTCGTGCAACTTGCTCTCACTGTGAAAAAACATTAAAATGTAGGAGTATATCTTTTGAGTACCAAGAAATCAAGGCAAAAGTCTCACAATAGGTAACAATTGACATGCAACAATGGCAAACACACTACTTCTTTTGCTTTTTTGATACCAAACGCATGTATTCTGGATGAAATTAGTGCAGCGATACTAAtacaataagaacgatgacatgatgtagacaagatctattcatgtaggaatagaccccatctttttatccttaatggcaacgatacatgcatgccacttcttctatcactgagattgagcaccgcaagatcgtaCCTATCACAAAGCACCACTTCCCATTgtaagaaaaatcaatctagttggccaaaccaaaccaaagttttggagaagaaatacgaggctataataatcatgtatataagagatcaaagaagactcaaataatattcatagatagatctgatcataaactcacaattcatcagatcccaacaaacgcaccgcaaaaagtcattacatcaaatagatctccaagaacatcgaggagaacattgtattgagaatcaaaaagagagaagaagccatctagctactacctacggacccgtaggtgtgtgataaactactcacgcatcatcggaggagcaccaatgaggatgatg
Coding sequences within it:
- the LOC125554222 gene encoding uncharacterized protein LOC125554222 → MQWVGLSSPPAAPTAVWMRRRPRTTRWPQRSSSAARRAVVAAASSSPPSSDANSSSNSPGSDEEAEEAAGKAEGDKTAAAFLLRSQKYAMLKQQLAVAAQLEDYKEAARLRDSLRLFEEEEPVLRLRRSLKKAVEEERFADAAKYRDELMILAPHSLLKCSSDATTLGIRVQVRSVYIESRSQPLKGKFFFAYRIRITNNSQRAVQLLRRHWIVTDANGRTENVWGVGVVGEQPVIFPKTGFEYSSACPLNTPNGRMEGDFEMKHIDKVGSSTFNIAIAPFSLSILGDDNDAPL